From one Natrinema saccharevitans genomic stretch:
- a CDS encoding ABC transporter permease, which translates to MTRMHETKSNRTGFNSVFGGDYTFFGLLGAILAVYLLYPFVTFFAGAQGNGISVADFTRPEVISAAKYSLTTAPISTAVATAFGVPLAYFLSRSEFRGKLLVDSLVILPLVLPPVVGGVLLLTGFGSFTPVGQVANSLGLTLTDSYIGIISAQTFVASPFVVITSRAGFDSVEEYERASRSLGKGPVETFFRVSLPLTSGHILAGVALTFARSIGEFGATMMTAYNPHTMPTQIWVTFISRGVYATLPIVAVLVTFGLAVVVGIRYSGKSIGVKE; encoded by the coding sequence ATGACTCGGATGCACGAAACCAAAAGTAACCGAACAGGATTCAACTCAGTCTTCGGTGGTGACTACACTTTCTTTGGTCTTCTCGGGGCAATTCTGGCCGTCTATCTACTCTACCCGTTTGTGACCTTTTTTGCGGGCGCTCAGGGGAACGGAATCTCTGTTGCTGACTTCACACGTCCAGAGGTCATTTCGGCAGCTAAATATTCGCTCACGACAGCCCCTATTTCGACGGCTGTAGCCACAGCCTTCGGCGTACCTCTGGCCTACTTTCTCTCACGATCGGAGTTCAGGGGCAAACTTCTCGTTGACTCTCTGGTCATACTTCCACTCGTGCTTCCGCCAGTCGTTGGCGGTGTGCTACTCCTCACGGGCTTCGGTAGCTTCACACCTGTCGGACAGGTTGCCAACTCGCTGGGACTGACGCTCACCGATTCGTACATTGGTATCATCTCTGCACAGACCTTCGTGGCATCACCATTCGTCGTCATCACGTCACGTGCAGGTTTCGACTCCGTCGAGGAGTACGAGAGAGCGTCGAGAAGCTTGGGAAAGGGACCTGTTGAAACGTTTTTCCGGGTTTCGCTGCCGCTCACCAGCGGACACATACTCGCGGGAGTCGCCCTCACATTCGCACGTTCGATCGGCGAGTTTGGTGCAACGATGATGACAGCGTACAACCCCCATACAATGCCGACGCAGATATGGGTGACCTTCATATCGAGAGGGGTCTACGCCACTCTCCCGATTGTCGCAGTGCTGGTGACTTTCGGATTGGCCGTCGTCGTCGGAATCCGATATTCCGGAAAGAGCATAGGTGTGAAAGAATGA
- a CDS encoding ABC transporter ATP-binding protein yields the protein MIRLDGVTKTYGGFGLDVDVELGNEITAVIGPSGSGKSTLLEIVSGFETPDSGSVFLNDRPLDGVSPEQRNIGMVFQRPTLFPHLPVRENIEYGTAISDDEIRDLCELLEIDGLLDADRSPETLSGGEKRRVSVARAIVTDPDALLLDEPTTGLDEPIRRRLKYELRCVLADLDIPCIYVTHDQNEASVVADSVAVMRDGTVLQQGSYEEILESPRNEFVADFVGIENLIRGEIRETDSGRTVVDTGVAWVEPEPTVLDDGNVSKSDVCVGILPESVTVTENTRVDGGRRTQTRPHRFDGMPINSIDCTVERVISERGSQTVFLDCGLSETFKAVVNSGVTVNEGDDVAVEFDGSDVVVV from the coding sequence ATGATCCGTCTCGATGGGGTCACAAAGACATACGGCGGCTTTGGGCTTGATGTTGACGTCGAACTCGGAAACGAGATTACTGCGGTCATTGGACCTAGCGGGAGCGGGAAGTCGACACTCCTCGAGATCGTCTCCGGCTTCGAGACTCCCGACTCGGGTTCCGTTTTTCTCAATGATCGACCGCTCGATGGTGTTTCCCCCGAGCAGAGAAATATCGGGATGGTCTTTCAGCGACCGACGCTCTTTCCCCACCTCCCCGTGCGTGAGAACATCGAGTACGGGACTGCGATCAGCGACGACGAGATACGCGACCTGTGTGAGCTGCTGGAGATCGATGGATTACTCGACGCTGACAGATCGCCAGAGACGCTCTCGGGGGGCGAAAAACGTCGCGTCTCGGTGGCCAGAGCGATCGTTACAGATCCCGACGCATTACTCCTTGACGAGCCCACGACGGGACTTGACGAACCCATCCGCCGGCGTCTCAAGTACGAACTCCGGTGCGTACTCGCCGACCTCGACATTCCCTGCATCTATGTCACACACGACCAAAACGAGGCGTCAGTCGTCGCCGACTCGGTCGCCGTGATGCGGGATGGCACTGTACTCCAGCAAGGTAGTTATGAGGAGATACTTGAATCGCCACGGAACGAGTTCGTCGCCGACTTCGTGGGCATCGAGAATCTCATACGCGGTGAGATACGTGAGACCGACTCCGGCCGAACAGTTGTGGATACCGGTGTCGCGTGGGTTGAGCCGGAACCCACTGTTCTCGATGACGGTAACGTATCGAAATCCGATGTCTGCGTCGGCATTCTCCCCGAATCCGTAACGGTTACAGAGAACACGAGAGTCGACGGTGGTCGCCGTACTCAGACCCGACCACATCGATTTGATGGCATGCCTATCAACAGTATCGACTGTACCGTAGAGCGGGTCATATCCGAGAGAGGATCGCAGACGGTCTTCCTCGACTGTGGCCTCTCAGAGACGTTCAAAGCAGTCGTCAACTCCGGTGTCACTGTCAACGAAGGGGATGACGTTGCCGTCGAATTCGACGGTTCGGACGTTGTAGTCGTATGA
- a CDS encoding rubrerythrin-like domain-containing protein, which produces MFDSQGDSETESTYECLQCGEITRSTSHPGNCPKCNRVMQNRANSLE; this is translated from the coding sequence ATGTTTGACAGCCAAGGCGATTCGGAAACCGAATCGACGTATGAATGTTTGCAGTGCGGTGAAATCACACGTTCAACGTCTCACCCTGGTAATTGTCCAAAGTGTAATCGGGTAATGCAGAACCGGGCAAATTCCCTCGAATAG
- a CDS encoding DUF2061 domain-containing protein, with protein sequence MTPQSAIQAQKRAIVKIICYRLVLLLITVTIAWLFVGDVDAAVNIGLVANLVKTGTYYLYERTWDRITWGDRHLNPTTRYI encoded by the coding sequence ATTACGCCACAGTCTGCAATTCAGGCTCAAAAGCGGGCGATCGTCAAAATAATCTGTTATCGGCTGGTCCTGCTCCTAATTACGGTAACTATTGCGTGGTTGTTCGTTGGTGACGTGGATGCTGCAGTAAATATCGGACTCGTCGCTAACCTCGTGAAGACTGGAACGTACTACCTCTACGAACGGACGTGGGATCGCATTACGTGGGGGGATCGCCATCTGAATCCTACTACTCGGTACATCTAG